The Thamnophis elegans isolate rThaEle1 chromosome Z, rThaEle1.pri, whole genome shotgun sequence genome contains a region encoding:
- the LOC116522409 gene encoding SCAN domain-containing protein 3-like — protein sequence MSLESFFGKKKRPSEETEEEPSASKKYKTFNRQYNESYLKYGFIGIGDSHAPTPLCIVCGERLSNEAMKPSKLLRHLNAKHPGLKDKPLQYFERKKREHEGQKIFLRATTATKENALRASYLVANRIAKAKKPFTIGEELILPSTKDICRELLGEAAVKKVANVPLSASTVTRRIDEIAEDIETQLLERINTSPWYALQVDESTDIDNKAILLVYVRYLYREDVHEDLLCALSLPTNTTGAELFKSLDGYISGQLKWSFCVGICTDGAAAMTGRLSGLTARIKEVAPECESTHCIIHREMLASRKMSPEFNSVFNDTVKVINHIKANALNSRLFEQLCEEMDTEHRCLLLHTEIRWLSRGKSLSRVFELREPLQRFLSEKKSPLAAHFSDKVWLAKLAYLCDIFSLLNELNLSLQGKMTTVFKLADKVAAFKAKLELWGRRVNRGILDMFQTLAGILGETEPEHSFSQLVHDHLSLLLEEFERYFPTTKDPRTGKEWIRDPFVNKPDEFSMSVQEEDQLLEIANDGDLKTAFETTTLPVFWIKVMAEYPEIATTALKSLLPFPTSYLCEAGFSAVTATKTKQRNKLDISKTLRVSLSPITPRWNRLVAEKQAQGSH from the coding sequence AGTCCTACTTGAAATATGGATTTATCGGGATAGGTGATTCCCACGCGCCAACCCCGCTCTGCATAGTTTGTGGTGAGCGGCTCTCTAATGAGGCAATGAAACCCTCAAAACTGCTTCGCCACTTGAATGCCAAGCACCCTGGATTAAAAGACAAACCCCTgcagtattttgaaagaaaaaaaagggaacacGAAGGACAGAAGATATTTCTGAGGGCCACCACAGCAACAAAGGAGAATGCTCTGAGAGCATCATATTTGGTGGCTAACCGTATTGCTAAGGCTAAAAAGCCATTCACTATCGGTGAAGAATTGATCTTGCCCTCCACTAAAGACATTTGTCGTGAACTTTTAGGAGAGGCTGCTGTAAAAAAGGTAGCAAATGTGCCTTTGTCGGCTAGCACCGTGACTAGGCGCATTGATGAAATAGCTGAAGACATTGAGACACAATTGTTGGAGAGGATTAATACATCACCGTGGTACGCACTACAGGTTGATGAATCTACAGATATCGACAACAAGGCAATACTACTTGTTTATGTGCGATATCTTTATCGGGAGGATGTGCATGAGGATTTATTATGTGCACTATCTTTGCCAACCAACACCACAGGAGCAGAACTGTTCAAGTCACTGGATGGTTATATATCAGGACAACTAAAATGGTCCTTTTGTGTCGGCATATGCACAGACGGAGCTGCTGCCATGACCGGACGGCTGTCTGGTTTAACCGCTCGGATTAAGGAGGTTGCACCTGAGTGCGAATCTACACATTGTATCATTCACAGGGAAATGCTGGCAAGCCGAAAAATGTCACCAGAATTTAACAGTGTATTTAATGATACGGTTAAAGTTATTAACCACATCAAAGCAAACGCCCTTAACTCGCGTCTATTTGAGCAGCTTTGTGAGGAGATGGACACAGAGCACAGATGCCTTCTCTTACACACAGAAATAAGATGGTTATCCAGAGGCAAATCACTATCCAGGGTGTTTGAATTAAGAGAGCCATTGCAAAGATTTCTCTCAGAAAAGAAGTCACCACTGGCAGCACATTTCAGTGACAAGGTATGGCTTGCAAAACTGGCTTACCTGTGTGACATATTTAGCCTGCTCAATGAACTCAATCTGTCCCTTCAGGGGAAAATGACAACTGTTTTCAAGTTGGCTGACAAAGTAGCTGCATTTAAAGCCAAACTGGAGTTGTGGGGACGGCGTGTGAACAGAGGCATTTTGGACATGTTTCAGACATTAGCGGGGATTTTAGGAGAGACTGAGCCTGAGCATTCATTCTCCCAGTTGGTGCACGATCACCTGTCTTTGCTTTTAGAAGAGTTTGAGCGCTACTTCCCAACCACAAAAGACCCACGAACTGGTAAGGAATGGATCCGCGACCCATTTGTCAACAAACCAGACGAATTTAGCATGTCTGTGCAAGAAGAAGATCAACTGCTGGAGATTGCAAATGACGGTGACCTTAAAACTGCATTTGAGACAACAACTCTGCCGGTGTTCTGGATTAAAGTCATGGCGGAATATCCTGAGATTGCCACTACAGCTCTTAAGTCCCTTTTGCCTTTTCCAACATCCTATCTGTGTGAAGCGGGGTTTTCTGCAGTGAcagcaaccaaaacaaaacaacgaaATAAACTGGACATAAGCAAGACACTTCGGGTGTCATTGTCTCCTATTACCCCCAGATGGAACCGTCTCGTTGCAGAAAAACAAGCTCAGGGTTCTCATTGA